Proteins from a single region of Paraglaciecola sp. T6c:
- the lolA gene encoding outer membrane lipoprotein chaperone LolA: MIGIQQNMNSVKYIGYVAKLSGTLLLMLGAIFSVNAQQTDEDKLKARLQTLHNFSASFTQKVTDANHEVLQEATGVIKLKQPNKLYWELNPPNENILIADGSTLWNVDPFVEQVTAISQDQAVANNPLILLTQPNSDAWENFSVSHTNDTFRIDAKKPDSAVHSLVLVFDGAQLTSMSMQDSQQQISDLYFNDIQQNKTVSDEVFTFSLPEGYDLDDQRN; the protein is encoded by the coding sequence AATATATCGGTTACGTGGCGAAGTTATCAGGGACTTTATTGCTAATGTTAGGGGCTATTTTTAGCGTAAATGCCCAGCAAACCGATGAAGATAAACTGAAAGCGCGATTGCAAACCCTACATAACTTTAGCGCCTCGTTTACCCAAAAAGTGACTGACGCGAATCACGAAGTACTGCAAGAAGCAACTGGGGTGATAAAGCTAAAACAACCCAACAAACTATATTGGGAGCTCAACCCGCCCAATGAAAATATTCTCATTGCCGATGGCAGTACTCTATGGAATGTGGACCCTTTTGTGGAGCAAGTTACTGCCATCAGTCAAGACCAAGCAGTGGCCAATAATCCCCTTATTTTGCTCACTCAGCCGAACAGTGACGCTTGGGAGAATTTCAGTGTTTCTCATACCAATGATACTTTTCGTATTGATGCGAAAAAACCTGATTCTGCAGTACACTCACTCGTGTTGGTGTTTGATGGGGCACAGTTAACGTCGATGAGCATGCAAGACAGCCAGCAGCAAATTAGCGACTTGTATTTCAATGATATTCAGCAAAATAAAACGGTCAGTGATGAGGTCTTTACCTTTAGTCTGCCTGAAGGCTACGACTTGGACGACCAACGTAACTGA